One Succinispira mobilis DSM 6222 genomic window carries:
- a CDS encoding 2-oxoacid:ferredoxin oxidoreductase subunit beta: MTTNPFKNNVKPNWCPGCGHYGTHNSLQQALQQLNFKPQDVAIISGIGCAGRISGYIYAYGVHTTHGRALPFAQGVKLANPELEVIACGGDGDGFAIGLGHALHAIKRNINMTYILMDNHVYGLTKGQTSPRSDLGFKTKTTPKGNVENPLPALEMVLAAGATFVGQAFAAQGAELVDLIKQAIAHKGFSFINVLTPCVTFNKVNTYEWYKENIIPISSLLNYDSHNRLQAFQAVAENRGLITGLIYQDISKTNYEKAVGLEDNNKISSIEHLAMADCLELLKEF, translated from the coding sequence ATGACAACTAATCCTTTTAAAAATAATGTAAAGCCTAATTGGTGTCCAGGCTGTGGACATTACGGAACACATAATTCATTGCAACAAGCTTTACAGCAATTAAATTTTAAACCTCAAGATGTGGCCATAATATCTGGAATTGGTTGCGCAGGCAGAATCTCGGGTTATATTTATGCTTATGGGGTGCATACTACACATGGACGGGCTTTGCCTTTTGCCCAAGGCGTTAAGTTAGCTAATCCAGAGTTGGAAGTAATTGCTTGTGGTGGAGATGGCGATGGTTTTGCAATTGGCCTAGGTCATGCATTACATGCTATAAAACGCAATATAAACATGACGTATATTTTAATGGATAATCATGTTTATGGCCTTACTAAAGGCCAGACTTCGCCCCGTAGTGATTTGGGATTTAAAACTAAAACTACCCCAAAAGGTAATGTGGAAAATCCATTGCCAGCCTTAGAAATGGTTTTAGCAGCGGGAGCTACCTTTGTTGGACAAGCTTTTGCGGCTCAAGGAGCAGAGTTGGTTGATTTAATTAAGCAAGCAATTGCGCATAAAGGCTTTTCCTTTATAAACGTTTTAACACCCTGTGTTACCTTTAATAAAGTTAATACTTATGAATGGTATAAAGAAAATATAATCCCAATAAGTAGTTTACTAAATTATGATTCTCATAATCGCTTACAGGCGTTTCAGGCTGTTGCTGAAAACAGGGGGTTAATAACAGGTCTAATATATCAAGATATAAGCAAAACTAATTATGAAAAGGCTGTAGGCCTTGAGGATAACAATAAAATTAGTAGCATTGAACATCTAGCAATGGCTGATTGCTTAGAATTATTAAAAGAGTTTTAA
- a CDS encoding ABC transporter ATP-binding protein, translating into MITSKKVTINGLTKIYSQTNKHHVIAVNNVDLAIEPGEFITLLGPSGCGKTTVLRMIAGFEIPNSGTIAIGEEVVNNLTPDKRDTAMVFQSYALFPHLNVFDNVAFGLQLRKLPKNQIEDKVLAILKLVGLENMHQRAANQLSGGQQQRVALARALVMEPAVLLFDEPLSNLDAKLRVYMRYEIRRIQQKLGITTIYVTHDQSEAMSMSDRIVVMNKGEIEQIGIPQEIYRKPSSAFVADFIGIANILPVKLLESTTTTQKIILLDTELLIPYNPQLDMQAPKIVLRPEAITLVKSNNEKAILTAEVISSVFMGDNQEYLLKISDQKLQVIQSDPEPEKIFSAGELVGLYFSLDKLHFIDK; encoded by the coding sequence ATGATTACTTCAAAAAAAGTTACGATAAATGGATTGACTAAAATATATTCGCAAACTAATAAACACCATGTTATTGCTGTTAATAATGTTGATTTAGCTATTGAACCCGGTGAATTTATTACTTTATTAGGACCTTCTGGTTGCGGCAAAACAACTGTTTTGCGAATGATTGCTGGTTTTGAAATTCCTAATTCAGGTACAATTGCGATTGGCGAGGAAGTTGTTAATAATTTAACCCCAGATAAACGTGACACAGCTATGGTTTTCCAGAGCTACGCTCTTTTTCCACACTTAAATGTTTTTGACAACGTAGCTTTTGGTTTACAACTCAGAAAACTACCTAAAAATCAAATTGAAGATAAAGTTTTAGCTATTTTAAAATTAGTTGGTCTAGAAAATATGCATCAACGTGCAGCAAATCAACTTTCTGGTGGACAACAACAAAGGGTAGCTTTAGCTAGAGCTTTAGTTATGGAACCCGCTGTGCTTTTATTTGATGAACCGCTTTCAAATCTAGATGCTAAATTACGTGTCTATATGCGCTACGAAATCAGAAGAATCCAGCAAAAACTCGGCATCACAACAATTTACGTTACTCATGATCAAAGTGAAGCAATGAGCATGAGTGATAGAATTGTAGTAATGAACAAAGGGGAAATAGAACAAATTGGTATCCCTCAAGAAATATATCGCAAACCTAGTAGTGCATTTGTTGCTGATTTCATTGGAATTGCTAATATTTTGCCCGTGAAATTGTTGGAAAGCACCACAACTACACAAAAAATTATTCTACTAGACACTGAATTGCTGATTCCCTACAATCCTCAACTCGATATGCAAGCTCCAAAAATAGTTTTGCGTCCTGAAGCCATAACGCTAGTTAAATCCAATAATGAAAAAGCTATATTAACTGCTGAAGTAATTAGTTCTGTTTTTATGGGAGACAACCAAGAATATCTTTTAAAAATATCTGATCAAAAACTTCAAGTAATCCAAAGTGATCCTGAGCCAGAGAAAATATTTTCTGCTGGCGAACTTGTAGGTTTATATTTTTCTTTAGATAAATTACACTTTATTGATAAATAA
- a CDS encoding ABC transporter permease: MQQTIIESKKIFRDKILLFWLSVVIISLVIFIIWPLFEVLKEGFTTFDGALTLQYYNEVFTTTDNLEVLFNTIFLGVFVAIISTAIGFLFAYADAFVDMKGKKIFNILAILPIISPPFALAMSFIMLFGQRGFVTHTLLGIADANVYGFWGLSIVQILTYFPVAYLVLAGLMRQIDPSYEEAARNLGASSWATFKKVIFPLLLPGVANSFLLVFIQSVADFGNAMVIGGNFTTLAVKTYLQAMGNYNIKGGTALASVLLSISVLMFVLQKYWLSGRSYVTVTGKPSRIRTLNRDALIVNLVTSPCLLISLFIFILYALIPLGSLVNLWGIDYTFTLKHYEYVFDLGLKPIFDTTLLSLIAMPITGLLGMIIAFLIVRKRFLGRSWVEFISLLSMAIPGTVIGMGYVLAYNKPPLVLTGTYIIIVLSFVFRSMPVGIRAGMASLEQIDPAIEEAAQDLGANTYKVFTLITIPIIKAAFFSGLIYSFVRSMTAVSAVIFLVSASYQLLTVSIMSQVDVGRIGVAAAYSTLLIIIVLLVTGALKFFLGKMGINTSEING; the protein is encoded by the coding sequence ATGCAGCAAACTATTATAGAAAGCAAAAAAATTTTTCGCGATAAAATTTTATTGTTTTGGTTATCGGTAGTAATTATTTCTCTAGTAATTTTTATTATTTGGCCATTATTTGAAGTTTTAAAAGAAGGATTCACAACTTTCGACGGTGCTTTAACGCTACAATATTATAATGAAGTATTTACAACCACTGACAATTTAGAAGTTCTTTTTAATACTATTTTTCTAGGAGTATTTGTTGCTATAATTTCCACTGCAATAGGTTTTTTATTTGCCTATGCAGATGCATTCGTCGATATGAAAGGGAAAAAAATTTTTAACATTTTAGCTATATTACCAATCATTTCACCACCTTTTGCTCTAGCAATGTCCTTTATTATGCTTTTTGGTCAAAGAGGGTTTGTAACTCACACTCTTTTAGGCATTGCGGATGCAAATGTCTATGGATTTTGGGGTTTGTCGATTGTTCAAATTCTTACATATTTTCCCGTAGCTTACTTGGTTTTAGCTGGCCTAATGCGACAAATTGATCCCTCTTATGAGGAAGCGGCTCGTAATTTAGGCGCTAGCAGCTGGGCAACTTTTAAAAAAGTTATTTTCCCATTATTATTACCTGGCGTTGCAAATAGTTTTCTTTTGGTATTTATACAAAGCGTGGCTGATTTTGGCAATGCAATGGTAATTGGTGGCAATTTTACTACTTTAGCCGTAAAAACATATCTACAAGCTATGGGTAATTACAATATTAAAGGCGGTACAGCCTTGGCAAGTGTTTTATTAAGCATTTCTGTTTTAATGTTTGTTTTACAAAAATATTGGTTAAGTGGGCGTTCTTACGTCACTGTCACAGGCAAGCCCTCAAGAATTCGCACTTTAAATCGCGATGCACTTATTGTTAATTTAGTTACTAGCCCGTGCCTATTAATTAGCCTGTTTATTTTTATTTTATATGCTTTGATTCCACTCGGTTCTCTAGTTAATCTTTGGGGTATTGACTATACTTTTACACTAAAACACTATGAGTATGTTTTTGATCTAGGACTAAAACCTATTTTTGACACAACATTATTATCGCTAATCGCTATGCCTATAACTGGGTTATTAGGGATGATTATAGCTTTCTTAATCGTCCGTAAACGCTTTTTAGGGCGCTCGTGGGTAGAGTTTATTTCACTTCTTTCCATGGCTATTCCTGGGACAGTAATTGGCATGGGTTATGTATTGGCTTATAACAAGCCCCCCCTAGTTTTAACTGGAACTTATATTATTATTGTTCTTTCTTTTGTGTTTAGAAGTATGCCAGTTGGTATTCGTGCCGGCATGGCCTCACTTGAACAAATTGATCCAGCTATTGAAGAAGCTGCTCAAGATTTAGGTGCCAACACATATAAAGTTTTTACATTAATTACCATTCCAATTATTAAAGCTGCTTTTTTTAGCGGTTTAATTTATAGCTTTGTACGTTCAATGACGGCTGTAAGCGCAGTAATTTTTTTAGTTTCCGCTAGCTATCAACTATTAACGGTTTCTATCATGTCTCAAGTTGATGTAGGAAGAATTGGTGTGGCTGCCGCCTATTCAACTTTATTAATTATAATTGTTCTATTAGTCACAGGAGCATTAAAATTTTTCTTAGGAAAAATGGGTATAAACACTTCAGAAATTAATGGATAG
- a CDS encoding ABC transporter substrate-binding protein, which produces MKKLVALLTLLTLALFVFGCGGEKKTAPSQKLTIYSGLMEDHMIKSIKEFEKETGIKVEAIRMSSGEILGRLNAEKAAPKASVWFGGPADGFIQAKEMGLLQAYNPDTAKLIPDKYKDKDGYWYGIYIGYLGFASNKALLAEKGINAPKSWQDLLDPKLKGQVVMADPGSSGTAYTMLASIIQEMGETKGLEYMKQLNGQIKTYTKSGTAPGRMAGQGECTVGITFLHDAIKYRQEGMKDIILTAPVEGTGYEIGAVAMVKGAPDSEAAKKFIAWVLTKKAQEIGQKAGSYQFLTNPEAAAPEQAAEIKNTKLINYDLKWAGENRSKLVEKWSNAVKKQ; this is translated from the coding sequence ATGAAAAAACTCGTAGCATTATTAACACTCTTAACTTTGGCACTCTTCGTATTTGGTTGTGGTGGTGAGAAAAAAACAGCACCTTCACAAAAACTGACTATTTATTCGGGATTAATGGAAGACCACATGATTAAATCTATTAAAGAATTCGAAAAAGAAACAGGTATAAAAGTTGAAGCAATTCGCATGAGTTCCGGCGAAATTTTGGGACGCTTAAACGCCGAAAAAGCTGCTCCAAAAGCTTCTGTTTGGTTTGGTGGTCCTGCTGATGGTTTTATTCAAGCTAAGGAAATGGGCTTACTACAAGCCTATAACCCAGATACTGCCAAGTTAATCCCAGATAAATACAAGGATAAAGATGGTTATTGGTATGGTATTTATATCGGCTACCTCGGTTTCGCCTCTAACAAGGCTCTTTTAGCTGAAAAGGGAATTAATGCACCTAAAAGTTGGCAAGATTTGTTAGATCCAAAACTTAAGGGACAAGTTGTTATGGCTGATCCTGGTTCTTCTGGAACTGCATACACCATGCTAGCTTCAATCATTCAAGAAATGGGGGAAACTAAAGGCCTTGAGTACATGAAGCAACTTAATGGGCAAATTAAAACTTATACTAAGTCTGGCACTGCACCTGGGCGAATGGCTGGACAAGGTGAATGTACTGTAGGTATAACTTTTTTACATGATGCTATAAAATATCGCCAAGAAGGAATGAAAGATATCATCTTAACAGCTCCAGTTGAAGGTACTGGTTATGAAATCGGTGCTGTAGCAATGGTTAAAGGTGCCCCAGATAGTGAAGCGGCTAAGAAATTCATTGCTTGGGTTCTTACTAAAAAAGCTCAAGAAATCGGACAAAAAGCTGGTTCCTATCAATTTTTGACAAACCCTGAAGCAGCAGCACCTGAACAGGCTGCTGAAATAAAAAACACTAAACTAATTAACTACGATTTAAAATGGGCTGGTGAAAATCGTAGCAAACTAGTAGAAAAATGGAGTAATGCAGTAAAAAAACAATAG